The nucleotide sequence ATATCGTTATGGATTGGTAAGCTGGTTCACACAAGGATTTCCGTATTATATTTTTGCTTTTCTGTTTGCAATCTTCTTTGCTAAAAAAATTCGTGAAGCATCTCTCTTCACAATTCCCGATAAACTTTCACAAATGTATGGAAAGAATGTCGGCTTGATTTCAGCTATTATTGTATTCATTCTTGTTTCGCCTGCACCATACTTATTAATGACCGGAAGTTTGTTCTCGTTAATATTTAAAATCGATTTACTTCCATCATTATTAATCTCAATGATACTTTCACTTGTATATTTAGTTAGAGGAGGATTCCGATCGAATGTTTATGTGGATGTATTTCAATTCTTTGTGATGTTTGGCGGATTTATACTTGTTGTTGTTTACTCAGGAATGAAATTCGGAACTATTGATTTTCTTTCATCATCACTTCCTGAAAATCATTTGAAAATAACAGGTGGAATGTCATCAACTTTCCTGATTGTCTGGTTCTTAATTGCGCTTTGGACATTTGCTGATCCGGGATTTCACCAACGATGCTACGCAGCAAAAACAGGAAACATTGCAAAGTGGGGGATAATCATTTCAATTTTTTTCTTTGCACTTTTTGATTTTTTAACCACAACAACAGGATTATTTGCAAAAGCAATTCTACCGAATCTTGAAAATCCTGTTCTGTCATTTCCGTTATTTGCTGAAAAGGTTTTACCTGATGGAATAAAGGGAATTTTTTATGCAGCACTATTTGCAACAATAATTTCAACACAAGTGAGTTTTTTATTTCTGAGCGGAACAACCATCGGAAGAGATTTTATTTATCGCGGCGTAGTCCCGCTACTCAGGACGAAGCCGGATGAATCAAAACTTAAAACTTACACTGTTGTTGGACTTATCATCTCCGGAATAATTGCTATTCTTCTCGCGTACTTCATTCCATCAGTAATCCAAATCTGGTACACGATCGGTTCACTTTTTATTCCCGGAATAATTTTTCCGGTTGTGAGTGCATATTATTCAATACTGAGAATTGATAAGAAAATAATTTTATTAGAAATGATTACTGCAATTGTTGTAAGTACGGGTTGGTATTTTTTAAGAAATGAATTTTCTTCCATTCCTGTTATAAATGAAGTTGAGCCAATGCTGGTTGGGTTGGCTTTTGCTTTAGGAATTCACGTTTTTGGTATTTTCCTAAAAAAATAAATCTTTTAGATCAATTTATTCCTTAAATTTTTTCTTTTTGTGCGTTAAGGATAGAACAATTGAAATAGTTAGTATCAAGAGAATAATTGTCAGCGAATACTCAGTCGGCACGTGAAAGAATTCGGCAGTCAACATTTTCACACCCACATAAAATAAAATTAATGCAACACCGTATTTCAAATAAGCAAAAAGTTCATTCAATACTGCAAGGGCAAAGTAAAGTGCACGAAGCCCGAGTATTGCAAATATGTTTGATGAGATAATGATGAATGTATCTTTTGTTATTGCAATAATTGCAGGAATAGAATCCACAGCAAATACTATATCGGAAGATTCAATTAAAAGGAAAGTTAAGAAAATTGTTGTCGCATATTTTTTCCCATTCTTTGTAATAAAAAATTTCTTTCCTTCATAACCAGTATCAAGACTCAAATACTTCTTTGCGATCCGAATAAGCCAATTATGCTCTACGTCAATTTTCTGATCACTACCGAATGCCATTTTATATGCAGCGTACAACAGAATAGCTCCGAAAACATAAATTATCGGTTCAAATAAATTTACTAAACCAACTCCCGCAACAATGAATATTATTCTGAAAACAATCGCACTTAATATTCCCCATTTCAAAACGTGTGGTTGGTTTTCAGGCTTAATCTTCATCACTTCAAAGATGAGAAGAAAAACAAAGAGATTATCGAAGGAGAGAGTTCGTTCAATTATGTAACCTGTCAGGAACTCAATGGCTCGTTCCTGACCAAGATCATAATAAATAAATACGTTAAAGAGACCGGCTGCGATAGTCCAGATTGTGCTCCAGATCAGACTGGATTTTAAAGAAACTTTTCCGGAACGATGTTCACTTAAATAAAGATCAATAAAAAACAGTACGGCAACGATTGCCCAAAAAACAATCCAGTCTATTAATTCACGTTCCACTAAGCAATATTTTTATTAAGGAAGAAGAATTGCAGATGCTAAAACAGTTGTCCAGAGACCATTCTTATCACCTTCAGCAGATTGAGTAATATTGAAAGTCTTAACAATCTTTCCGGACATTTTGTAGAGATCTTCACGTTCATTCCAATCAGTATCAGAATTAAATTCAATACCAAGAGTTGATGCAAGCATTGTTGCAGCAAGATCCTCAGCGTATTCACCGCAAATTTTTTCTGTCTGACCGAATGGATGGTGTTCTGATAAATAACCATAAGCACTTTTATCAGCAGGAACAGCCACTCCGATTGAAGATGCAATCAATCTGTTAGGTTCATTTGTTGAATTACGAGCCATGACACAATGAACTATTTGTCCTGGCTGAATTTCTTTCAAACCTTCTTCGAGAGTTATTCTCTTGCAGTTTACAGGATATATGCTGCTTACCGTTACGAGATTACAAATCTCTATCCGTGCACTTCTTAATGCAAGTTCAAATGAAGTAAGATATTCTTTACTTCTGCCGACACCTTTTGTGAAGAATATTTTTGTGGGTAAATACAATTTAGTTCCCTCCGTTTTTTACTTGATGAATTTTATGAATTTTCTTTTACCAACTTTCAGCACCATACCTTCAGTTAGTATAATATTAAAATTTGCATCGGTTATTTTTTTATTTTCAATTGAAACGCCACCTTGAGTTACCAATCTTCTTGCTTCGCCTCTTGATGGAGCAAAATTTACTTTGAGAATCAGGTCTAATATATTGATTTCTGAATTATTGTTCTCAATCTTAAATTCTTCAACTTCATCCGGAATTTCTTTTTTTATAAAGATTCTATCGAACTCTTCCTGAGCCTGAATAGCTGACTCTTCGTTGTGGTACATTCTTACCAAAGTTCTTGCAAGTTTTCTTTTAATATCACGCGGATTAAAATTAGAATCTTCAAGCTGATGCTTGATTGATAATAGTTCTGGAGTTGATATATCAGTTGCGAGTTCAAAATATGTATAAATCAAGCTATCAGGAATAGATAAAGTTTTTCCAAATATTTCTTTTGGTGATTCTGAAATACCGATGTAATTATCATAAGACTTGCTCATTTTCTCGACACCATCTGTTCCAACCAGCAAAGGCATTGTTAAAATAATTTGTGGTTCCTGTCCGTGTTCTCTTTGAATATCTCTGCCAACCAGTAAATTAAATTTCTGATCAGTTCCGCCAAGTTCAACATCACTTTTGATTGCAACTGAATCCATCGCTTGTGCAAGAGGATAGAGAAGTTCGTGAATGCTTATTGGTTCACCTGCTTTGTATCGTTTAGTGAAATCATCACGTTCGAGCATTCGTGCTACTGTATATTTTGCGGCGAGTTTAATGACATCTTCAAAACTCATTTTACCGAGCCATTCAGAGTTATAAACTATTTTTGTTTTCTTTGCATCAAGAATTTTTGATGCCTGCTGAAAATAAGATTGACCGTGTTCTCTTGTTTCTTTTAAAGTGAGTGATGGACGAGTCGCATTACGACCAGATGGATCACCAATCATTCCTGTGAAATCACCAATAATTAATATTGCCTGATGTCCGAGTGTTTGAAACTGTGCAAGCTTTCTTAAAACGACTGAATGTCCAATATGCAAATCAGGTCTTGAAGGATCGCAGCCAAGTTTGATGTTCAGTGGTATTCCTTCCTTAGAAGAACGTTCTAGCTTTTTAATTAATTCTTCTTCGGGAATAATTTCACTGACACCTCTTTTGATGAGGTCCATCTGTTCGGATATTGGTGGAAAAGTTCTTTTATTACTCACTACAAACTAGAATTTGATTTATGGAATAAAATATTTGTATGTCAATAAACTTGAGCAGGACTGTATGAATGAATGTATGCATGTATGATTGTATGATTGAATGATTGTATGAATGTATGTTTCATTTTAGATTATAATTTTCTATTATTTCTCTTAATATATAATCGTTCTTCCACTCTTCTTTTGACTTCATTTTAGAAATATACGATTGATTTAGTTTTATAAGTTTATTCTCTAATGAATAATGTTTTTTATCGTATTCTTTGAACCAATCAATATCTATATCATTTGAATTTGTCAAAGTAAAAATTTGAGAATAATTCTCACCCAATGAAGACAGTGAAATGGCTAAGTATTGAATATTTTCTTTAATTGATCTTCTACAATAACCTTCAGCAATATTAGATTGAACAGAAAAGATAGAATCTTCAACCTGAGCATTAATTTTAAAGGAAAGATTATCGAGTGTTTTTAACTTTTCTCTAACAAAATAGAAAAGCTCAACAGCTTCCTTCCAAACATTAAGTTCTCTATACCCTCTGTTGATATTTTTATTCTGTTCAGATAAACTTTTTAATTCTTCCTTCATTCCAAATAATTAATGCATATATTTATTAATTTCTTAAACTCATTCTTTCATACATCCATACATCCATACAACCATACGATGAATTACTTTCGGTCAATACTTTATTCTTCTTTCCTGTTCTCTCTGGAAATCTTTTTTGGCAATAGCGTGGCGTTTATCATAGACCTTTTTACCTTTTGCAAGGGCTAATTCAACTTTGACTTTACCATTTTTAAAATACAATCTTAACGGCACCAAAGTTAATCCTTTTTCTCTCGTTTTGCCAATGAGTTTTCTTATTTCACTTCGGTTGAGTAAAAGTTTTCTATCTCTTCGTGGATCGTGATTATTAATATTTCCCTGAGTGTATTCGCTGATATTAACGTTGACAAGCCAAACTTCTCCGTTTTCAATTTTAGCATAACCATCAACCATATTTGCTTTACCCTGACGAAGTGATTTGACCTCTGTCCCGACCAAAGCAATTCCAGCTTCAAATGTCTGAAGGATAAAATATTCGTGAGTTGCTTTACGGTTAACTGTTATATTTTTTTCTGCGTCGTTTGTTTTCATTCTATAAATTGTAGGATGTTTCGATTGAAAAATCAAACGCAAAAATCACTTTAAATGAAGTTAAATGCAAGGGAGGAAAATAATTTTAGGGAAGAATTTTAACCTGAAAAAAAAGGCAGCCACCCTGACTGCCTTCTTACTCAAATTCAAATATTTGAATTACTCACTGCAATCCTGATCATCAAGTTTTTCATCCCAGCAATGCCAGTTTTCATCTTCAAAGTAAATTGCATCTTTCACTCTTCCGAAATATTGTTCATAGTTCCAGTTAATATCGATCAGATTATTGTTTTCAGCATTGTAGATTTGATAGAATCTATTGAAAAGAACTTCATTTGTTTTTCCGTAGAAAATAAAACTGCTGTCAGCCGGAGAAGTTGGAGTTATTAGTGAATATTTCACGTTAGCTGTTTCTTCCTGGACGTTGCGATGCCATTCTATAAACAAAAATGGTGATGGTGAATTAGGATCCTTATTCAAAGTCCAGGTTCCTTCTGTTAGCGGAAGATTAGAAAAACCTGTGAACCATTCAAAATCTGTGTACTCACCTTCCTTTGTTATCAGCATTTTCCATTCGACACCTTCTGCAACTGTTTTACCATAAAGTTTAGCTGTGTAGATTGGTTCCTGCTGAGTTACACTGTACTGCCACAACCAACTGCCATCAGGCTGCTTGACTGGCTGGTGATTAAATGATTCTGCAAATGCAGCAACAGGTATCGCAAACGTTAAAGTCAAAACCGAATTCCAAAATACGATATTGTGAGCAGCCCATCCCCAATTTCTATTAGTCAACTGCGAAAAATCGAGCTTGCTAAGTGATGATGTATCAGGAAAATCATCGAAGTTAATTATCATACTTGATTGAGGTGGAATTGTTGGTGCCTGATTTCCAGGATTCAATGAATTTTCGTCTTCACAGGAGACTATCAATCCGACTGCAACTATTGCAAGTAGAATTGGAAAGATTTTAATAAAGTGCATCATATGTTTTCCCTTAAAATAATTCTCGAATCAAAACTGTTTTAGCACAAGAATTATGCCTCAGGTGTGATTTAAGATTTAACATTTGATTAAAATACCTTTACTGACAGAAGCACCAAATAGTAAAAAAGTCTTTCAAAATTACAGGTCTTTGGCTATTTTAACCTCCGATTTGTATTTTCAAAAGTGTCAAATTTGTTAAACCAACTTACTCGCAAAACTTTACTAATTTTATTATTCATAAGTCATTTCGGCTTCTCACAAGATTTTTCAATCACAAAAATTGAACCTCCCAATTGGTGGGTCGGGATGAAATGGGATACTCTGCAACTTATTGTCTATGGAAATAACTTCGAAAATGTTGAGGTGAAAAGTGATGATAGCAGATTAAAAATTCTGAATTCTTTTCCAACTGAAAATAAATCGTACATATTTATTGATGTAATCATTCCCAAAGATCTGCAGGCTGGAAATTATAACTTTGTTTTTAGCAATGGCATCAGTGAAAAAGAAATATCATTTCCAATCCTTGATAGAAAACACAGCGATGACGAGCACAACGGTTTTAGTAATGAAGACATTATTTATTTAATTTTTACTGATAGGTTTTGTGATGGTAATCCAAACAATAACACAATAGGTGATTCACTTGACCAATTTACTTCAGAGGATTTAGACGGTAGAAAAGGCGGTGATATTGAGGGAATTATTTCCAAACTAAAATATTTGAAGGATCTTGGTGTAACTGTCTTATGGATTACACCAATGCTAGAAAATAATATGTATATGAGTTATCACGGATATGCTGCAACAGATTTTTATAAAATTGATCCACGTTTTGGTAGTAACGAACTCTATAAAAAATTAGTTGAAGAGGCTCATAATCAGGGATTAAAAATTATCCTTGATCATGTCAGCAACCATATTGGAATAAATCATTACTGGGTTAAAAATCTTCCAATGCACGATTGGTACAATGGGACACCGGAAAATTTCATCAAAGCTTCGCACGATAAGATGGCTTTTCTCGATATTCATGGAGATTCAACAATAGTTAAGATGAATCAACAGGGTTGGTTCACTGATTACATGCCTGATTTGAATCAAAGAAATCCATTCCTGAAAAATTATCTTATTCAAAATACATTATGGTGG is from Ignavibacteriota bacterium and encodes:
- the smpB gene encoding SsrA-binding protein SmpB, with product MKTNDAEKNITVNRKATHEYFILQTFEAGIALVGTEVKSLRQGKANMVDGYAKIENGEVWLVNVNISEYTQGNINNHDPRRDRKLLLNRSEIRKLIGKTREKGLTLVPLRLYFKNGKVKVELALAKGKKVYDKRHAIAKKDFQREQERRIKY
- a CDS encoding sodium:solute symporter family protein translates to MISFSFVDVLIILSFFSILLFIGFYSGRKTKTDASDYLLSNRSIGLFLFIAINVSTWYGGILGVGEFSYRYGLVSWFTQGFPYYIFAFLFAIFFAKKIREASLFTIPDKLSQMYGKNVGLISAIIVFILVSPAPYLLMTGSLFSLIFKIDLLPSLLISMILSLVYLVRGGFRSNVYVDVFQFFVMFGGFILVVVYSGMKFGTIDFLSSSLPENHLKITGGMSSTFLIVWFLIALWTFADPGFHQRCYAAKTGNIAKWGIIISIFFFALFDFLTTTTGLFAKAILPNLENPVLSFPLFAEKVLPDGIKGIFYAALFATIISTQVSFLFLSGTTIGRDFIYRGVVPLLRTKPDESKLKTYTVVGLIISGIIAILLAYFIPSVIQIWYTIGSLFIPGIIFPVVSAYYSILRIDKKIILLEMITAIVVSTGWYFLRNEFSSIPVINEVEPMLVGLAFALGIHVFGIFLKK
- a CDS encoding four helix bundle protein, translating into MKEELKSLSEQNKNINRGYRELNVWKEAVELFYFVREKLKTLDNLSFKINAQVEDSIFSVQSNIAEGYCRRSIKENIQYLAISLSSLGENYSQIFTLTNSNDIDIDWFKEYDKKHYSLENKLIKLNQSYISKMKSKEEWKNDYILREIIENYNLK
- a CDS encoding TerC/Alx family metal homeostasis membrane protein, which codes for MDWIVFWAIVAVLFFIDLYLSEHRSGKVSLKSSLIWSTIWTIAAGLFNVFIYYDLGQERAIEFLTGYIIERTLSFDNLFVFLLIFEVMKIKPENQPHVLKWGILSAIVFRIIFIVAGVGLVNLFEPIIYVFGAILLYAAYKMAFGSDQKIDVEHNWLIRIAKKYLSLDTGYEGKKFFITKNGKKYATTIFLTFLLIESSDIVFAVDSIPAIIAITKDTFIIISSNIFAILGLRALYFALAVLNELFAYLKYGVALILFYVGVKMLTAEFFHVPTEYSLTIILLILTISIVLSLTHKKKKFKE
- a CDS encoding tyrosine--tRNA ligase; the encoded protein is MDLIKRGVSEIIPEEELIKKLERSSKEGIPLNIKLGCDPSRPDLHIGHSVVLRKLAQFQTLGHQAILIIGDFTGMIGDPSGRNATRPSLTLKETREHGQSYFQQASKILDAKKTKIVYNSEWLGKMSFEDVIKLAAKYTVARMLERDDFTKRYKAGEPISIHELLYPLAQAMDSVAIKSDVELGGTDQKFNLLVGRDIQREHGQEPQIILTMPLLVGTDGVEKMSKSYDNYIGISESPKEIFGKTLSIPDSLIYTYFELATDISTPELLSIKHQLEDSNFNPRDIKRKLARTLVRMYHNEESAIQAQEEFDRIFIKKEIPDEVEEFKIENNNSEINILDLILKVNFAPSRGEARRLVTQGGVSIENKKITDANFNIILTEGMVLKVGKRKFIKFIK
- a CDS encoding arginine decarboxylase, pyruvoyl-dependent, translating into MYLPTKIFFTKGVGRSKEYLTSFELALRSARIEICNLVTVSSIYPVNCKRITLEEGLKEIQPGQIVHCVMARNSTNEPNRLIASSIGVAVPADKSAYGYLSEHHPFGQTEKICGEYAEDLAATMLASTLGIEFNSDTDWNEREDLYKMSGKIVKTFNITQSAEGDKNGLWTTVLASAILLP